Below is a genomic region from Xylophilus sp. GW821-FHT01B05.
GAACAGCTCGCGGAAGTAGCTGCGGCGCGCCAGCGCGTCGGCGTCGCTGGCCGCTTCGTTGCCGGGGGCGAAGCTGCGGTCGTCCATCTCCAGCTCCAGCTCTTCGTCAAAGCCGTCCATCAGGTCGGCCTCGAAGCGGCGCAGCACGTCGGCATGCAGGTCAGTGGCGGGGGAGAAGGTCATGGGGTCACCGCAGGCGCAAAAACGCGATGCTGCCGCCTGCATGTGGCAGGCGTGTGACAGGCCGCGCCGCGCCTATTCGAGCTTGGCGCCCGACTGCCGCACCAGCTGTTCCCACACCGGCAGCTCGGCCTGGTAGGCCGCGGCAAACTGCTGCGGCGTGTTGGCGCGGCGCTCGAAGCCCATGGCGGCGATGCGCGCCGCCACGTCGGGCTGCTCGCTGGCCAGGCGGACTTCGTCGGCCCAGCGCTGCACCACCGGGGCCGGGGTGGCGGCGGGGGCGGCCAGGGCCAGCCAGCCGGTCAGGCGGTAGGCCGGGTCGGTCAGGCCCTGTTCGGCCAGCGTGGGCACCTGCGGCATGGTCGACAGGCGGCGCTCGCCGGTCGCGCCAATGGCCTTGATGCGGCCGGCCTCGATGTAGGGCCTGGCCTGCAGCACGCTGGCATAGGCCATCGGGATCTGGCCGGCGACCAGGTCTTGCATCATCGGCGCCTCGCCCTTGTAGGCGATGTGGGTCATGTCGGCCTGCTGGGCCACGCTCATGTGCGCGCCGGCCAGATGCGGGTAGGCGCCCACGCCCCAGGAGCCGTAGCTCAGCTTGCCCTTGTTCGCCTTCACGTAGGCCAGCAGCTCGGGGCCGGTGTTTGCCGGCACGTTTGGGTGCACCACCAGCAGCACCGGGCCCATCGCGATCTGGGTGACCATGACCAGGTCGCGGCGCGGGTCGTAGGGCAGCTTGTCGTACAGGTAGATGTTGGTCAGCAGCGACTGGCTGAGCGTCAGCACCACGGTATGGCCGTCGGGTACGGCCTTGGCCACCGTGTCGGTACCCAGGATGGCGGAGGCGCCGGGCTTGTTGTCGACCACCACCGGCTGGCCCAGGCGCGGCGCGATTTTCTCGGCCAGCACCCGGGCCAGGATGTCGGTGGCGCCGCCGGCTGGGTAGGGCACGACGATGCGCAGCGGCCGGCTGGGGAAGGGCGCTGCGGTTGCGGCCGTCTGGGCGCCGGCCCAGGGCGCGGCAAGCAGCGCCGGCAGGGCGCCGAGCATGCGGCGGCGGGCAATGCCGCGGGTGGGCGTAGGGGTCATGGCGCTTGTCTCCGTTGTTGTGATGCGTGAGCCAGGCCATTCTTGAAAATCGGCATGGCCGCTGCTGTCGCCTCGGCTACACAGGCCCTGCACCGCGCAGGGGTTTGGCTGCGGCGGAAACAGCCGGCGCTTCGACCGCTATCCCGCGCCGAGCGAAAATCCCCCCATGCAGCATCCGCCACCGCCACCGCCACCTCAACAGCGCCACAACCCCTTGCACGGGCTGACGCTCGAAGCCATCGTCACCGCGCTCGCCGACCACTACGGCTGGGACGAGCTGGGCCAGCAGATCCCGATCCGCTGCTTTACCTTCGACCCCAGCGTGGGCTCCAGCCTCAAGTTTCTGCGCAAGACGCCCTGGGCGCGCGAGAAGGTCGAGAGCCTCTACCTGTTCATGCTGCGCGACATCCGGCGCCAGGCCGAGGCCGACCGTGCGCAGCGCGGCGGCCCGGCCGACACCTGAATACCTGACCAAGAATCCATCATGAAAATCTCCGTGAACCCGTCAGCTTCTTGGGCCGCACTCGGCGCCTTGGCGCTGGCCGCGCTGCTGGGCGGATGTGCCGCCACGCCGCCCGCCGGGCCTGCCGCCGCTCAGGCCTCGGCCCAGCGCCACTTCGACCCGGTGACCGGCATCGAATCCGTCGCGCCGTTCTACCCTGCAGAGTCCCGGCGCAGGGGCGAACAGGGCCGGGTGCTGATGCGGGTACAGGTGGGGCCGGGCGGGCAGGCCGCGCAGGTCGAACTGCTGCAGTCCAGCGGCTTTCCCCTGCTGGACGCTGCGGCGATCGATTGCGTGCGGCAATGGCGGTTCTTGCCAACCGCGGCAGCTCCGGCGCCCGCAGGCAGCTGGCGCGAAGTGCCGCTGACCTTTACGCTGCAGCGCTGACGCCACGCAGCCGCCATGCGGCTGTCACCGTTTTGTCATCCGTGTGTCGCACGATGTGCGGTTGCCTCGTGCTGCCACCGTGCCCCCTGTCTCTCTTCCTCCTGCCGACCCTTCGGCCCCCGTCTACGGCGCAGACAGCGCCGGGCTGATCTGCGGCTTTCGCTTCGCGCCCGGTGCGCCGGTGCAGGAGATCGACTCGGCTGCGGCCGCTGAATGGCTCGCCGCCCGCGCGCGGCCCGCACCCGGTGGCGGCCCTGTGCCTGCCGGCCACGGCGACGCCAGCTTTGTCTGGCTGCACTTCAACCTGGCCCACGCCGCGGCAGAGCGCTGGCTGCAGCGCCACGCGGATCTGTCAGACACCTTCTACGAAGCCCTGCGCGACGGCCTGCATTCCACCCGCATCGAGCGCGCCGACGACGCGCTGGTGGCGGTGGTCAATGACGTGCATTTCGACTTTTCGTTTGAGCCATCCGACCTGTCCACGCTCTGGGTCAGCGTGGAGCAGCACCTGGTGGTGACGGCGCGGCACCGGCCGCTGCGCGCCGTCGATCAACTGCGCCTGGCCACCAAAGGCGGCGAGGCGCTGCAGTCCAGCGCCGAGCTGCTGGAGCGCCTGCTGCGCGCGCAGGCCGACGTGCTGGTGGAGATCGTGCGCGGCGTCACCCAGCGCATCGACCAGATCGAGGACGAGCTGCTGGCTGGCCGCCTGGTCTTCAAGCGCGCCAAGCTGGGCGTGCTGCGCCGGCTGCTGGTGCGCCTGCAGCGCCTGCTGGCGCCCGAGCCGGCGGCGCTGTTCCGCCTGCTGCAACATCCGCCCGACTGGCTGGACGAAGAGGGCGTGCAGGGCCTGCGCGAATCGAGCGAGGAGTTCTCGGTGGTGCTGCGCGACATGTCTGCGCTGCAAGAGCGCATCAAGCTGCTGCAGGAAGAAATAGCCGCTGGCGTGAACGAGGACAACAACCGCAGCCTGTTCGTGCTGACGGTGGTAACGGTGCTGGCCCTGCCGATCAACATCCTGGCCGGGCTGTTTGGCATGAACGTGGGCGGCATTCCGCTGGCCGAGCACCCCCATGGTTTCTGGATCGTGATTGCCATCGTCGCCAGCTTTACGGCGGTGGCTGCGTGGTTCGCGTTTCGCAAGAAATAGCCAGTACGGCGTCTGCGGCCAGAAATAAAAATATAGCGCCTTCCCCTGGTGTTTACTGGGTTTCAGGTACTTATGTTCATGAAATTCAGTAAACACACCGGCTATCAGCTATTAAATTAATAGTAACAACTACACCGTCGAATGCGGATGGTGCGGGTGCTCCAGCGTGTCGGCGATCAGGCGCAGCATCCGTTCGCAGTCGGCGCGGCTGCTGGGGCCGCCCAGGCAGATGCGTACTGCGTCGGGCGGGTTGCCGTCGGTGGAGAAGGCGGCGCTGGCGACCACGCCTGCGCCCTGGGTGCGCAGGTAGAGCGCAAATTCGACCATGCTCCAGGCGGAGGCCAGCGGCAGCCACAAATGAAAACCCTCGGGCTGGGCCAGCACCGGGTGGCCGGCCAGGTGGCGCGCGGCCAGCGCCTGGCGCGCCATGGATTCAGCGCGCACGGCGGCCAGCATGGCGTCTGCCGTGCCGTCTTCTATCCAGGTGGTGGCCAGCGCATTGGTCACGGGCGATGCCATCACCGTGGTGGCGCGCATGGCGCCGGCCAGCCGCTGCGCGGCGCGCGCATGCGGCGCGTGGACATAGGCGGTGCGCAGGCCCGCGCCCAGGCATTTCGACAAGCCGGTGACGTAGTAGGTAAGCCCGGGCGCGAGTGCGCTCAGTGACTGCGGCGTTTGCCGCGGCAGCATGCCGTAGGCGTCGTCTTCGATGATGGGGATGCTGTAGCGCAGCGCGATGTCGGCCAGCGCCTCGCGCCGCGCGCGGCTGACCGTGGCGGTGGTGGGGTTGAGCAGGGTCGGGTTGCAGTACAGCGCCTTGGGCGCCAGGGTGCGGCAGGCGTGCTCGAACACATCCGGGTCAGGCCCCTCGTCGTCCAGCGGCAGCGCGTGCAGCTGTATGCCCAACTGCGCGGCGATGGCCTTGATGCCGGGGTAGGTCAGCGCCTCTACGCAGACCAGCTCGCCCGGCCGCGCCAATAGCGAGAACAGCGCGGTCAGCACGCCGTGGATGCCGGGGCAGACCAGCACCCGGTCGGCCTGCTGCGCCTGCGCCGCCGGCAGGGTGCGCGCCAGCCAGCGCATGGCGGCCTCGCGGTCGCGCGGGGTGCCGCCAAAGTCCTGGTAGCGCATCAGCTCGTACGGGTCGGTGTTGGCCAGCAGGCGCGCCGCGCTCTCGCGCATGCCGGCCAGCAAGCGGGCGTCTTGCGGCTCGGGCGGCAGGTTCATGGTCATCTCGGCGCCGCTGCCGCCGCGCAGCGGCAGGGCCGGGTTGCCGCCGCGCACATAGGTGCCCAGGCCGGCGTGCGAGTCGATCAGCCCGCGCTTGCGCGCCTCGGCATAGCCGCGCGCCACGGTTGTGTAGTTCAGGCCCAGGTCGCCGGCCAGATCGCGCAGCGTGGGCAGGCGGTCGCGCGTGGCCAGGCGGCCGGTGCGCACGTCCTCGGCGATCAGGTCGGCCAGCAGCAGGTAGGCCGGCTTGGGGCTGGCCTGCAGGCGCTGGCCCCATTGGGCGGTGATCTTGTTCATGGCTTGATTGCATCCATTGATCGCATTCGGGTGCCATGGTGCGTGCAGAAAGCGTGCCCGACCCGTGCATGGCCCTGGTGCGCAGAAAGCGATTTATCGGGTGCATTGATCGCATCCTGCGGGCATCTTGATGGTGCGGCCGCTGTCTGGCTGGCCCGGCCTGTGACACGGTAAATCAGCCGCCAGCACGCGCCGGTGCTGCTTGATCGCAGCTTGATCGCGCGAATGGCCGCGCGCCCGGCATATCGCATGCACTGCAGTTGGCGTGACGGCCAGCGCGCCGCACGCCATTCACCACCACACGGAGTTGCACCATGCCCCAAGTCACCAAGCCCGCGAACCAGAAAGGCGACGTCCTTGTCGACTACGAACAAAAGGTGTTCGAAGACGTCAAGGCCGACCCCGGCGAGAAGGCGCTGGTCACCTTCCACACCGTGGCCTTCGAGGGCTCGATCGGC
It encodes:
- a CDS encoding VF530 family protein; the protein is MQHPPPPPPPQQRHNPLHGLTLEAIVTALADHYGWDELGQQIPIRCFTFDPSVGSSLKFLRKTPWAREKVESLYLFMLRDIRRQAEADRAQRGGPADT
- a CDS encoding transporter, encoding MPPVSLPPADPSAPVYGADSAGLICGFRFAPGAPVQEIDSAAAAEWLAARARPAPGGGPVPAGHGDASFVWLHFNLAHAAAERWLQRHADLSDTFYEALRDGLHSTRIERADDALVAVVNDVHFDFSFEPSDLSTLWVSVEQHLVVTARHRPLRAVDQLRLATKGGEALQSSAELLERLLRAQADVLVEIVRGVTQRIDQIEDELLAGRLVFKRAKLGVLRRLLVRLQRLLAPEPAALFRLLQHPPDWLDEEGVQGLRESSEEFSVVLRDMSALQERIKLLQEEIAAGVNEDNNRSLFVLTVVTVLALPINILAGLFGMNVGGIPLAEHPHGFWIVIAIVASFTAVAAWFAFRKK
- a CDS encoding tripartite tricarboxylate transporter substrate-binding protein is translated as MTPTPTRGIARRRMLGALPALLAAPWAGAQTAATAAPFPSRPLRIVVPYPAGGATDILARVLAEKIAPRLGQPVVVDNKPGASAILGTDTVAKAVPDGHTVVLTLSQSLLTNIYLYDKLPYDPRRDLVMVTQIAMGPVLLVVHPNVPANTGPELLAYVKANKGKLSYGSWGVGAYPHLAGAHMSVAQQADMTHIAYKGEAPMMQDLVAGQIPMAYASVLQARPYIEAGRIKAIGATGERRLSTMPQVPTLAEQGLTDPAYRLTGWLALAAPAATPAPVVQRWADEVRLASEQPDVAARIAAMGFERRANTPQQFAAAYQAELPVWEQLVRQSGAKLE
- a CDS encoding PLP-dependent aminotransferase family protein, which encodes MNKITAQWGQRLQASPKPAYLLLADLIAEDVRTGRLATRDRLPTLRDLAGDLGLNYTTVARGYAEARKRGLIDSHAGLGTYVRGGNPALPLRGGSGAEMTMNLPPEPQDARLLAGMRESAARLLANTDPYELMRYQDFGGTPRDREAAMRWLARTLPAAQAQQADRVLVCPGIHGVLTALFSLLARPGELVCVEALTYPGIKAIAAQLGIQLHALPLDDEGPDPDVFEHACRTLAPKALYCNPTLLNPTTATVSRARREALADIALRYSIPIIEDDAYGMLPRQTPQSLSALAPGLTYYVTGLSKCLGAGLRTAYVHAPHARAAQRLAGAMRATTVMASPVTNALATTWIEDGTADAMLAAVRAESMARQALAARHLAGHPVLAQPEGFHLWLPLASAWSMVEFALYLRTQGAGVVASAAFSTDGNPPDAVRICLGGPSSRADCERMLRLIADTLEHPHHPHSTV
- a CDS encoding energy transducer TonB, whose translation is MKISVNPSASWAALGALALAALLGGCAATPPAGPAAAQASAQRHFDPVTGIESVAPFYPAESRRRGEQGRVLMRVQVGPGGQAAQVELLQSSGFPLLDAAAIDCVRQWRFLPTAAAPAPAGSWREVPLTFTLQR